A window of the Diabrotica undecimpunctata isolate CICGRU chromosome 1, icDiaUnde3, whole genome shotgun sequence genome harbors these coding sequences:
- the LOC140432818 gene encoding uncharacterized protein, with amino-acid sequence MNWCHFMVLILLSLIKPSEQTCEMSKKSINIYRVERILYRYVTCKQLRFDQEDIGQQIRSSMNSSCEYLDINDSSLPIINKEMFYFLNLTQITIVAGVDVVDNSTFKRVNISTITLENNTIRKIKDYAFKSFSIYVISLQNNLLSNIGQKTFAGAANLRKLNLNNNLISIIHPEAFKDLGSLEELKISSNKIVSLVQDVFYPLINIQSIDLNNNSLIDLEVDTFSKNKALQFLNLQRNRLAVLDAHFPSSLVQLNVEYNSITMFNISNLVKLNTVLLDFNKISNLKNALKNLPSLQYLHLNNNRVGNSSVVDLDAFSDLKNISIIELDHNNLDLNFDFGIFKKLKALEGVSFVGNRLQKLDFTNFPSEIKVLNLSQNSLFEVKNLSVFTALIKLDIRFNSLKEIDFDMLAGLNQLSELYLGYNMISKLTMGCFRSLKQLRTLDLSYNKVSTIGAGVFNGLESITDLDLSYNQIGYLSEDIFHNMKNLRVLSIAYNNLTSFNMKALISHVLWFREIDMNGNNWTCKLLISISKQNKPVHFMNGNSYNVSNVFGIPCRDNNSTEGNYYSNYEEVLPDIVHGINRTAEYLENMSVKLSYIIVFIIFLLVLLFAKFVIDKYSSQVIAAAQFVYQKSESEPELQLI; translated from the coding sequence GTGTCACTTTATGGTCCTGATACTTCTGAGCTTAATTAAACCATCCGAACAGACATGCGAGATGTCAAAGAAATCGATCAACATCTACAGGGTGGAACGCATACTGTATCGGTATGTTACCTGCAAACAACTAAGATTTGATCAAGAAGACATCGGTCAGCAGATAAGATCAAGTATGAACAGTTCCTGCGAGTATCTGGACATCAACGACAGCTCCCTACCGATAATCAACAAGGAAatgttttattttcttaatttaacacaaataacaattgtagCTGGAGTGGACGTGGTTGACAATAGTACTTTTAAACGGGTCAATATATCTACTATTACACTGGAAAACAATACTATTAGAAAGATAAAAGACTATGCCTTTAAATCGTTCTCGATATATGTAATCAGTCTCCAAAATAACCTCCTCTCAAACATAGGACAAAAGACTTTTGCAGGAGCCGCAAATTTAAGAAAGTTgaacttaaataataatttaatcagTATTATTCATCCAGAAGCGTTTAAAGATTTGGGCAGTCTCGaagaactgaaaatatcctcCAATAAAATTGTTAGCTTGGTGCAAGACGTATTTTATCCTCTCATTAATATACAATCCATCGATTTAAATAATAACTCTCTTATTGACCTAGAAGTTGAtacttttagtaaaaataaagCTTTACAATTTCTCAATCTTCAACGAAATCGACTTGCTGTGTTAGATGCTCATTTTCCCAGCTCTTTAGTACAACTAAACGTGGAATATAATTCAATAACTATGTTTAAtatatcaaatttggttaaactGAACACAGTTCTTTTAgattttaacaaaatatccaatttaaaaaatgcTTTAAAGAATTTGCCGTCACTTCAATATCTACATTTAAATAATAATCGCGTAGGAAACTCATCTGTAGTGGATCTTGATGCTTTTTCAGATTTAAAGAATATTTCCATTATAGAGCTGGATCACAATAATTTAGACTTAAATTTCGATTttggaatatttaaaaaacttaaagctTTGGAAGGCGTTTCCTTTGTTGGAAATCGTCTTCAAAAACTAGATTTTACTAATTTTCCATCCGAAATTAAAGTTCTAAACTTAAGTCAGAACTCTCTTTTTGAAGTTAAAAATTTATCTGTATTTACTGCATTGATTAAATTGGACATAAGGTTTAACTCGTTAAAAGAAATAGATTTCGATATGCTAGCAGGTCTAAATCAGTTAAGTGAATTGTACTTAGGCTATAATATGATCAGTAAATTAACCATGGGTTGTTTTAGAAGTTTAAAGCAATTAAGAACACTAGATCTGAGCTATAACAAAGTATCAACCATTGGTGCTGGAGTGTTCAATGGTTTAGAGAGTATAACTGATTTAGATTTAAGTTATAACCAAATCGGTTATTTGAGCGAGGATATTTTTCATAATATGAAAAATCTTAGAGTTTTAAGCATCGCTTACAATAACTTAACAAGTTTCAATATGAAAGCTTTAATTTCTCACGTGCTGTGGTTCAGAGAAATCGATATGAATGGCAACAACTGGACTTGTAAACTCCTCATAAGCATCAGTAAGCAGAACAAACCCGTACATTTCATGAATGGTAATTCCTACAACGTTAGTAATGTATTCGGCATTCCTTGTAGGGATAATAATAGTACTGAAGGAAACTATTACAGTAACTATGAAGAAGTTTTACCAGATATCGTTCATGGAATCAATCGTACTGCAGAGTACCTTGAAAATATGTCTGTGAAGTTAAGTTatataattgtttttattatttttctattggTATTACTTTTTGCTAAGTTTGTTATTGATAAATATTCATCACAAGTCATAGCTGCTGCTCAGTTTGTCTATCAGAAATCTGAGAGTGAACCTGAACTTCAGTTAATCTAG